A genomic segment from Micromonospora echinaurantiaca encodes:
- a CDS encoding LOG family protein: MAAICVFCASSRTLDRRWLDLATETGAEIARRGHTLVSGGGCVGMMGAVADGARTAGGPTLGVIPQALVDLEVADLASDELLVTDSMATRKNLMIEKSDAFLTLPGGLGTLDELFEVWTTATLALHAKPMVLVDTDGFYRPLLDWLGTLADATFLKPAGLGLLTVVDTVPAALDALEAHLT; the protein is encoded by the coding sequence ATGGCCGCAATCTGCGTGTTCTGTGCGTCCTCCCGTACCCTCGACCGGCGCTGGCTGGACCTCGCGACCGAGACCGGCGCGGAGATCGCCCGGCGCGGGCACACCCTGGTCAGCGGCGGCGGGTGCGTCGGCATGATGGGCGCGGTGGCCGACGGGGCGCGGACGGCCGGCGGCCCGACCCTCGGGGTCATCCCGCAGGCGCTGGTCGACCTGGAGGTCGCCGACCTGGCCTCGGACGAGCTGCTGGTCACCGACTCGATGGCCACCCGGAAGAACCTGATGATCGAGAAGTCGGACGCGTTCCTCACCCTGCCGGGCGGCCTCGGCACGCTCGACGAACTCTTCGAGGTCTGGACCACCGCCACCCTGGCCCTGCACGCCAAGCCGATGGTGCTGGTCGACACGGACGGCTTCTACCGGCCGCTGCTCGACTGGCTGGGGACGCTCGCCGACGCCACCTTCCTCAAGCCCGCCGGCCTCGGCCTGCTCACCGTGGTCGACACCGTCCCGGCCGCCCTCGACGCCCTCGAAGCCCACCTCACCTGA
- a CDS encoding S8 family serine peptidase, giving the protein MHRIRKLAGLGLALGLVLGTPGLAVAQAPAAPTTAGPDATARPDTPNAGRSATVTLLTGDRVTVTATGSASVRPGPGRDGVRFLTRRERGHLSVVPHDALPLIRAGRVDRRLFDVTELVAAGYDDARRADLPVLIAGGAGNARRAAAPAGVTVTRDLPAIGGVAARAAKQRTGELWAALTAAGARVDTAGGVDRVWLDGRRRITLEHSVPQIGAPAAHQAGFTGRGVRVAVLDTGVDAGHPDLAGRVAEARNFTEEAEPGDVIGHGTHVASIIAGGGAASGGRYRGVAPDATLLSGKVCETDWCTDSAILAGMQWAAVEQRADVINMSLTGGDTPEVDPLEAAVQALTAQTGALFVVSAGNDGGFAPVGSPGTADAALAVGAVDREDVLASFSSRGPRVGDDALKPDLTAPGVEIVAARAADGVIGDPVGEGYVSLSGTSMAAPHVAGAAALLAQRHGDWTAGQLKATLMAAAKPHPEQTAYEQGAGRVDVARAIDQRVTSEPASVSFGRAPWPHADDAPITREVTWRNTGPSELTLDLTVEATGPAGAPAPAGMFTLSANQVTVPAGGTVTATVTADTRPDGPDGHYTGRVVARSGDTVAITPLAVNREVESYTLTVRHLGRDGAPTGEHSSTLAGLDGFVVHDLYDPDGTAELRVPKGRYGLSSYLFTVDGDQVTDSAILARPELLLDRDTTITVDLRRAKPVRTTVPRRDATPVLVDVGANFTATDGSSYSFGLLGFDFTGMASGQVGPAGSAERFVGTVTSQWADREAVSSPYLYALAEGFPGRMPTGFDRHYRARDLATVTQRFRGGYAGLAAERMVYAQLEPDVGGWAAVLPTAVPGQRVEHYNTRGVRWSSELLFGVRTDDGWLEPRAALGSEARAYRPGRHLRESWNSAPYGPSFPAPRWPGQGVTRQGDVIVLDVPLHSDAEGHAGGSAADTARTALYRDGVLVGENAEPGYGEFEVPPGAADYRLETLSRRGFTDLSTEVATAWTFRSRHVAGEDYARLPAMAIRFAPRLDAGNAAPAGRQFVIPVEVRRQPGAPGGRVAALTVEVSYDGGATWQRARVRPAGDGWTAGVRHPAGAGHVSLRATARDTAGNTVTTRIIQAYRLR; this is encoded by the coding sequence TTGCACCGAATCAGAAAACTGGCCGGTCTCGGCCTCGCGCTCGGTCTGGTGCTGGGCACCCCGGGGCTGGCCGTGGCCCAGGCGCCGGCCGCCCCGACCACCGCCGGGCCGGACGCCACCGCCCGGCCGGACACGCCGAACGCCGGGCGGTCCGCCACCGTCACCCTGCTCACCGGCGACCGGGTCACCGTCACCGCGACCGGCTCCGCCAGCGTGCGGCCGGGTCCGGGGCGGGACGGCGTCCGCTTCCTGACCCGCCGGGAGCGGGGTCACCTCTCCGTCGTGCCGCACGACGCCCTGCCGCTGATCCGGGCCGGCCGGGTCGACCGGCGGCTCTTCGACGTCACCGAACTGGTCGCGGCCGGCTACGACGACGCCCGGCGGGCCGACCTGCCGGTGCTGATCGCCGGGGGCGCGGGGAACGCCCGGCGGGCCGCCGCGCCCGCGGGTGTGACGGTCACCCGTGACCTGCCCGCCATCGGCGGGGTGGCCGCCCGGGCGGCCAAGCAGCGCACCGGGGAACTCTGGGCGGCGCTCACCGCCGCCGGTGCCCGGGTCGACACGGCGGGGGGTGTCGACCGGGTCTGGCTGGACGGCCGGCGGCGGATCACCCTGGAGCACAGCGTTCCGCAGATCGGCGCACCGGCCGCGCACCAGGCCGGCTTCACCGGCCGGGGCGTACGGGTCGCGGTGCTGGACACCGGCGTCGACGCCGGGCACCCGGACCTGGCCGGCCGGGTGGCCGAGGCGCGCAACTTCACCGAGGAGGCGGAGCCGGGTGACGTGATCGGGCACGGCACCCACGTCGCCTCGATCATCGCCGGTGGTGGCGCCGCCTCGGGCGGGCGCTACCGGGGCGTGGCGCCGGACGCGACGCTGCTCTCCGGCAAGGTCTGCGAGACGGACTGGTGCACCGACTCGGCGATCCTGGCCGGCATGCAGTGGGCCGCCGTCGAGCAGCGGGCAGACGTGATCAACATGAGCCTCACCGGCGGCGACACCCCGGAGGTCGACCCGCTGGAGGCGGCGGTGCAGGCGCTGACCGCGCAGACCGGCGCGCTCTTCGTGGTCTCCGCCGGCAACGACGGCGGCTTCGCCCCGGTCGGCTCGCCGGGCACCGCCGACGCCGCGCTCGCCGTCGGCGCGGTCGACCGGGAGGACGTGCTCGCCTCCTTCTCCAGCCGCGGCCCCCGGGTCGGCGACGACGCCCTCAAGCCGGACCTCACCGCGCCGGGCGTGGAGATCGTCGCCGCCCGCGCCGCGGACGGCGTGATCGGCGACCCGGTGGGGGAGGGGTACGTCTCGCTCTCCGGCACCTCGATGGCCGCCCCGCACGTCGCCGGCGCGGCGGCGCTGCTCGCCCAACGGCACGGCGACTGGACCGCCGGCCAGCTCAAGGCGACCCTGATGGCCGCGGCGAAGCCGCACCCCGAGCAGACCGCGTACGAGCAGGGCGCCGGCCGGGTCGACGTGGCGCGGGCGATCGACCAGCGGGTGACCAGCGAGCCGGCGAGCGTCTCGTTCGGTCGGGCGCCCTGGCCGCACGCCGACGACGCCCCGATCACCCGGGAGGTGACCTGGCGGAACACCGGACCGAGCGAGCTCACCCTCGACCTCACCGTCGAGGCCACCGGCCCGGCGGGCGCACCGGCGCCGGCCGGCATGTTCACCCTGAGCGCGAACCAGGTCACCGTGCCGGCCGGCGGTACGGTCACCGCGACGGTCACCGCCGACACCCGGCCCGACGGCCCGGACGGCCACTACACCGGCCGGGTCGTCGCCCGCTCCGGCGACACCGTCGCGATCACCCCGCTGGCGGTGAACCGGGAGGTGGAGAGCTACACGCTCACCGTCCGGCATCTGGGGCGGGACGGCGCGCCGACCGGCGAGCACAGCAGCACCCTGGCCGGACTGGACGGCTTCGTCGTCCACGACCTGTACGACCCGGACGGCACCGCCGAACTGCGGGTGCCCAAGGGGCGGTACGGCCTGTCCAGCTACCTGTTCACCGTGGACGGCGACCAGGTGACCGACTCCGCTATCCTGGCCCGGCCCGAGCTGCTGCTCGACCGGGACACCACGATCACCGTCGACCTGCGGCGGGCGAAGCCGGTCCGCACCACCGTGCCCCGGCGGGACGCCACCCCGGTGCTGGTCGACGTCGGCGCGAACTTCACCGCCACCGACGGCAGCTCCTACAGCTTCGGCCTGCTGGGCTTCGACTTCACCGGGATGGCCAGCGGACAGGTCGGCCCGGCCGGCTCGGCCGAACGCTTCGTCGGCACGGTGACCAGCCAGTGGGCCGACCGCGAGGCGGTCAGCAGCCCGTACCTCTACGCCCTGGCCGAGGGGTTCCCCGGCCGGATGCCGACCGGCTTCGACCGGCACTACCGGGCGCGCGACCTGGCCACGGTCACCCAGCGGTTCCGGGGCGGCTACGCCGGGCTGGCCGCCGAACGGATGGTCTACGCGCAGCTGGAGCCGGACGTCGGCGGCTGGGCGGCGGTGCTGCCGACGGCGGTGCCGGGGCAGCGGGTCGAGCACTACAACACCCGAGGCGTGCGCTGGTCGTCGGAGCTGCTTTTCGGGGTGCGGACCGACGACGGCTGGCTCGAACCCCGGGCCGCGCTGGGGTCCGAGGCGCGGGCCTACCGGCCGGGCCGGCACCTGCGGGAGAGCTGGAACTCCGCGCCGTACGGGCCGTCCTTCCCGGCGCCGCGCTGGCCCGGGCAGGGGGTCACCCGGCAGGGTGACGTGATCGTGCTGGACGTGCCGCTGCACAGCGACGCCGAGGGGCACGCCGGCGGTTCGGCCGCCGACACCGCCCGGACCGCCCTGTACCGCGACGGGGTGCTGGTCGGGGAGAACGCCGAGCCGGGCTACGGCGAGTTCGAGGTGCCGCCGGGCGCCGCCGACTACCGGCTGGAGACGCTGTCCCGGCGCGGCTTCACCGACCTCAGCACCGAGGTGGCCACGGCCTGGACGTTCCGGTCCCGGCACGTGGCCGGCGAGGACTACGCCCGGCTGCCGGCGATGGCGATCCGGTTCGCGCCGCGGCTGGACGCGGGCAACGCCGCCCCGGCCGGCCGGCAGTTCGTGATCCCGGTCGAGGTCCGGCGGCAGCCCGGCGCACCGGGCGGGCGGGTCGCCGCGCTGACCGTCGAGGTCTCCTACGACGGTGGGGCGACCTGGCAGCGGGCCCGGGTCCGACCGGCCGGCGACGGCTGGACGGCCGGCGTACGGCACCCGGCCGGTGCGGGTCACGTCTCGCTGCGGGCCACCGCCCGGGACACCGCGGGCAACACGGTGACCACCCGGATCATCCAGGCGTACCGGCTGCGCTGA
- the dapD gene encoding 2,3,4,5-tetrahydropyridine-2,6-dicarboxylate N-succinyltransferase — protein MTSAVSAWGIGLATVTAGDQVLDTWYPTGKLGLGELPLVPGEDQADVLDLPPGAVGERALPGLRTVEVTTVIGSLDDPIKDAADAYLRLHLLSHRLVRPNEVNLDGIFGKLANVAWTSAGPCPPERVDELRVIERAAGRHLVVHGVDKFPRMTDYVVPSGVRIADADRVRLGAHLASGTTVMHEGFVNFNAGTLGTSMVEGRIVQGVLVGDGSDIGGGASIMGTLSGGGTEKVRIGERSLVGANAGVGISLGDDCVVEAGCYITAASKITLPDGRVVKARELSGVDGLLFWRNSVTGALEARPRTGRGIELNAALHAND, from the coding sequence GTGACGTCCGCAGTTTCCGCCTGGGGCATCGGCCTGGCCACCGTCACCGCCGGCGACCAGGTGCTCGACACCTGGTACCCGACCGGCAAGCTGGGACTCGGCGAGCTGCCCCTGGTCCCGGGCGAGGACCAGGCCGACGTGCTCGACCTGCCGCCCGGCGCGGTCGGCGAGCGGGCGCTGCCCGGTCTGCGTACGGTCGAGGTGACCACGGTGATCGGCTCGCTGGACGACCCCATCAAGGACGCCGCCGACGCGTACCTCCGGCTGCACCTGCTCTCCCACCGGCTGGTCCGGCCCAACGAGGTCAACCTGGACGGCATCTTCGGCAAGCTGGCCAACGTGGCCTGGACGTCGGCCGGGCCGTGCCCGCCGGAGCGGGTGGACGAGCTGCGGGTGATCGAGCGGGCCGCCGGCCGCCACCTGGTCGTCCACGGGGTGGACAAGTTCCCCCGGATGACCGACTACGTGGTCCCCTCCGGCGTGCGGATCGCCGACGCCGACCGGGTCCGGCTCGGCGCCCACCTGGCCTCCGGCACCACCGTGATGCACGAGGGCTTCGTGAACTTCAACGCCGGCACGCTCGGCACCTCCATGGTCGAGGGGCGGATCGTGCAGGGCGTGCTGGTCGGTGACGGCTCGGACATCGGCGGCGGCGCCTCGATCATGGGCACGCTCTCCGGCGGCGGCACCGAGAAGGTGCGCATCGGCGAGCGGAGCCTGGTCGGCGCGAACGCCGGCGTCGGCATCTCGCTCGGCGACGACTGCGTGGTCGAGGCCGGCTGCTACATCACCGCCGCCTCCAAGATCACCCTGCCGGACGGCCGGGTGGTCAAGGCCCGCGAACTCTCCGGCGTGGACGGCCTGCTCTTCTGGCGCAACTCGGTGACCGGCGCGCTGGAGGCCCGGCCGCGTACCGGCCGGGGCATCGAGCTGAACGCGGCGCTGCACGCCAACGACTGA
- a CDS encoding ATP-dependent helicase → MQAYRLVRRPDRPTEELGSTGRPTEQLVPRRGDPVQAEVVGHTDGPMLVLGGPGTGKTSTLVEAVAARVAEGVDPERILVLTFGRRGATDLRHRIEARVARGGPRVLREPLVRTFPAYAFGLLRRAAAERGEPSPRLLTGPEQDLIIRELLDVVGEEPDDDPVGWPADLRPALRTRAFAAQLRDLLMRAAERGVGPVELARLGEKLGRADWPAAARFLREYVAVLALRDVSNRGSIAYDPAELVRAATGMLLDDAELLAAERRRLAYVYVDELADTDPAQLDLLAAVAGGGKPLVAFADPDSSTYAFRGADPAGVTTFPHRFRTVSGAPAAQVVLTTSYRAGPRLLSASARLARRLRGPAAHRRLRPLPDAAPGSVEVHTFRSATSEAAWLAHALRAAHLLDGVPWSEMAVLVRSTARQLPSLQRALHAAGVPTVVHGEDLPLHLQPAVAPLLLLLRCALEPERLDEEAAVALLHSPLGGADPLAERRLRQGLRALALAAGDRRPSGELIVEALRDPAELAGIERRWAEPAQTVAGLLAVAREAAARPGATAEEVLWAAWRASGLAGLWSSAISRGAAAPGEGDVARRRRAEAADRDLDAVMVLFDAAARFTDRLPGARTEVFLDHVLGQDLPADTLAPTADRGDAVRLLTAHAAKGLEWDLVAVAGVQEGVWPDLRLRGSLLGAERLVDVLAGRSGGGSVATLVGQTSALLDEERRLFHVAVTRARHRLLVSAVASAAVGGDDHEEQPSRFLYELGPTDPPDGGHPPDGPAPTPGDGGPDDDAPGPGRSTGDAGEDRPRSLPVSRPPRALTLPALVAELRTAVSDPDLPYARRQAAAAELARLAAAGVSGAHPDDWWGLRPLSDDRPLVDDGEPVRVTPSAMESALRCSLRWLLERHGGSAPASAAQGVGNLVHAAAMLAEDASADRGALLDYVAARFDAIELAARWMAGPEQARAEAMVDKLLRWLAANPRRLLAIEHEFAVRLDDPHRPVQLTGRVDRLEVDADGRLVVVDLKTGKSTAVTAADLAEHPQLGAYQAAVEAGAFAEFGDSSGGAALVQLGTGAKDAKEQSQPPAGEGPEAGWATALVRRTADTMAAATFAAVANSKCRVCPVRTSCPVSGQGRQVVEPPTVREE, encoded by the coding sequence ATGCAGGCGTACCGGTTGGTGCGTCGGCCTGACCGGCCGACCGAGGAGCTCGGGTCGACCGGGCGGCCGACCGAGCAGCTCGTGCCCCGGCGCGGCGACCCGGTGCAGGCGGAGGTCGTCGGGCACACCGACGGGCCGATGCTGGTGCTCGGCGGCCCGGGCACCGGCAAGACCAGCACCCTGGTCGAGGCGGTCGCCGCCCGGGTGGCCGAGGGCGTCGACCCGGAACGCATCCTGGTGCTCACCTTCGGCCGGCGCGGCGCCACCGACCTGCGGCACCGGATCGAGGCCCGGGTCGCCCGGGGCGGCCCCCGGGTGCTCCGTGAGCCGCTGGTGCGCACCTTCCCGGCGTACGCCTTCGGCCTGCTCCGCCGGGCCGCGGCCGAGCGGGGCGAGCCCTCACCCCGGCTGCTCACCGGTCCGGAACAGGATCTGATCATCCGTGAGCTGCTGGACGTGGTCGGCGAGGAGCCGGACGACGACCCGGTCGGCTGGCCGGCGGACCTGCGACCGGCGCTGCGCACCCGGGCCTTCGCCGCCCAGCTGCGCGACCTGCTGATGCGGGCCGCCGAGCGCGGGGTCGGGCCGGTCGAGCTGGCCCGGCTCGGCGAGAAGCTCGGCCGCGCCGACTGGCCGGCCGCCGCCCGCTTCCTGCGCGAATACGTCGCGGTGCTCGCGCTGCGCGACGTCAGCAACCGCGGTTCCATCGCCTACGACCCGGCCGAGCTGGTCCGGGCCGCCACCGGCATGTTGCTCGACGACGCGGAGCTGCTCGCGGCCGAGCGGCGCCGGCTGGCGTACGTCTACGTCGACGAGCTGGCCGACACCGACCCGGCCCAGCTCGACCTGCTCGCCGCGGTGGCCGGGGGCGGCAAGCCGCTGGTCGCCTTCGCCGACCCGGATTCCTCCACGTACGCCTTCCGGGGCGCCGACCCGGCCGGGGTGACCACCTTCCCGCACCGGTTCCGCACCGTCTCCGGCGCGCCCGCCGCGCAGGTGGTGCTGACCACCTCCTACCGGGCCGGGCCGCGACTGCTGTCCGCGTCGGCCCGGCTGGCCCGGCGGTTGCGTGGCCCGGCGGCGCACCGCCGGCTGCGCCCGCTGCCCGACGCGGCCCCCGGCTCGGTCGAGGTGCACACCTTCCGCTCGGCGACCAGCGAGGCGGCCTGGCTGGCCCACGCGCTGCGGGCGGCGCACCTGCTCGACGGGGTGCCGTGGTCGGAGATGGCCGTGCTGGTGCGCTCCACCGCGCGACAGCTGCCCTCGTTGCAACGGGCGCTGCACGCCGCCGGGGTGCCGACCGTGGTGCACGGTGAGGACCTGCCGCTGCACCTGCAACCGGCGGTGGCGCCGCTGCTGCTCCTGCTGCGCTGCGCGCTGGAGCCGGAGCGGCTCGACGAGGAGGCCGCGGTCGCGCTGCTGCACTCGCCGCTGGGCGGCGCCGATCCGCTCGCCGAGCGGCGGCTGCGGCAGGGGCTGCGGGCGCTCGCGCTGGCCGCCGGTGACCGCCGCCCGTCCGGTGAGCTGATCGTCGAGGCGTTACGCGACCCGGCCGAGCTGGCCGGGATCGAGCGTCGCTGGGCGGAACCGGCGCAGACCGTGGCCGGTCTGCTCGCCGTCGCCAGGGAGGCGGCGGCCCGGCCCGGGGCGACCGCCGAGGAGGTGCTCTGGGCGGCCTGGCGGGCCAGCGGGCTGGCCGGGCTCTGGTCGTCCGCGATCAGCCGGGGCGCGGCGGCGCCCGGCGAGGGTGATGTGGCGCGCCGGCGCCGGGCCGAGGCGGCCGACCGCGACCTGGACGCGGTGATGGTGCTCTTCGACGCCGCCGCCCGCTTCACCGACCGGTTGCCCGGCGCGCGGACCGAGGTCTTCCTCGACCACGTGCTCGGTCAGGACCTGCCCGCCGACACCCTGGCGCCGACCGCCGACCGGGGCGACGCGGTCCGGCTGCTCACCGCGCACGCGGCGAAGGGGCTGGAGTGGGACCTGGTCGCGGTGGCCGGGGTGCAGGAGGGGGTCTGGCCCGATCTGCGGCTGCGCGGCAGCCTGCTCGGCGCGGAACGGCTGGTCGACGTGCTCGCCGGCCGGTCGGGCGGGGGCAGCGTGGCCACCCTGGTCGGGCAGACCTCGGCGCTGCTGGACGAGGAACGCCGGCTGTTCCACGTCGCGGTGACCCGGGCCCGGCACCGGCTGCTGGTCAGCGCGGTGGCCTCGGCCGCCGTCGGCGGTGACGACCACGAGGAGCAGCCGAGCCGCTTCCTCTACGAACTCGGCCCCACCGACCCGCCCGACGGCGGTCACCCGCCCGACGGACCCGCCCCGACGCCCGGCGACGGCGGCCCGGACGACGACGCGCCCGGGCCGGGACGGTCCACCGGCGACGCTGGCGAGGATCGGCCGCGCAGCCTGCCGGTGAGCCGGCCGCCGCGGGCGCTGACCCTGCCGGCGCTGGTGGCGGAGCTGCGGACCGCGGTCAGCGACCCCGACCTGCCGTACGCCCGCCGACAGGCCGCCGCGGCCGAGCTGGCCCGGCTGGCCGCCGCCGGCGTGTCCGGCGCGCACCCCGACGACTGGTGGGGGCTGCGCCCGCTCTCCGACGACCGGCCGCTGGTGGACGACGGGGAACCGGTCCGGGTCACCCCGTCGGCGATGGAGAGCGCACTCCGGTGCAGCCTGCGCTGGCTGCTGGAACGGCACGGCGGCAGCGCCCCGGCCAGCGCCGCCCAGGGGGTCGGCAACCTGGTGCACGCCGCCGCCATGCTGGCCGAGGACGCCAGCGCCGACCGGGGCGCGCTGCTCGACTACGTGGCCGCCCGGTTCGACGCGATCGAGCTGGCCGCCCGCTGGATGGCCGGCCCGGAGCAGGCCCGCGCCGAGGCGATGGTGGACAAGCTGCTGCGCTGGCTGGCCGCCAACCCGCGCCGGCTGCTCGCCATCGAGCACGAGTTCGCGGTACGCCTCGACGACCCGCACCGCCCGGTACAGCTCACCGGCCGGGTGGACCGGCTGGAGGTGGACGCGGACGGCCGGCTGGTGGTGGTCGACCTGAAGACCGGCAAGTCCACCGCGGTGACCGCCGCCGACCTGGCCGAGCACCCGCAGTTGGGCGCGTACCAGGCGGCGGTGGAGGCGGGGGCGTTCGCCGAGTTCGGCGACTCCTCCGGCGGGGCGGCCCTGGTGCAGCTCGGCACCGGGGCGAAGGACGCGAAGGAGCAGAGCCAGCCGCCGGCCGGCGAGGGCCCGGAGGCGGGCTGGGCGACCGCGCTGGTCCGGCGCACCGCCGATACGATGGCCGCCGCCACCTTTGCCGCGGTCGCCAACTCCAAGTGCCGGGTCTGCCCGGTGCGGACGAGCTGCCCGGTCTCCGGGCAGGGGCGCCAGGTGGTCGAGCCGCCCACCGTCCGCGAGGAGTGA
- the dapE gene encoding succinyl-diaminopimelate desuccinylase translates to MENPLTPEVLADPVALTRALVDIESVSLNEKAIADCVEEVLRGVPHLTTFRYGNTVMARTDLGRSQRVVLAGHLDTVPLNNNFPSTMRGDLMYGCGTSDMKSGVAFALHLAVTLPDPRYDVTYLFYEAEEIESKYNGLELVGAAHPEWLVADFAVLLEPTYGIVEAGCQGTMRAIVTTHGERAHAARSWHGVNAIHGAGEVLRRLTTYEARRVTIDGCDYREGLNAVRINGGVAGNVIPDRCEIEINYRYAPDRDPAAAEAHLREVFAGFDLAVTDAAAGAPPGLDAPPAQEFLAAVGAAPIGKLGWTDVARFAAMGIPALNFGPGDPNLAHHRDEHVEISKIRDGAATLHRWLAPA, encoded by the coding sequence ATGGAGAACCCGCTGACCCCCGAGGTCCTCGCCGATCCGGTGGCGCTGACCCGTGCCCTCGTCGACATCGAGTCCGTCTCCCTCAACGAGAAGGCGATCGCCGACTGCGTCGAGGAGGTGCTGCGGGGGGTGCCGCACCTGACCACCTTCCGGTACGGCAACACGGTGATGGCGCGTACCGACCTCGGGCGGAGCCAGCGGGTGGTGCTCGCCGGGCACCTGGACACCGTGCCGCTGAACAACAACTTCCCGTCCACCATGCGCGGCGACCTGATGTACGGCTGCGGCACCTCGGACATGAAGTCCGGCGTCGCGTTCGCGCTGCACCTGGCGGTGACCCTGCCCGACCCCCGCTACGACGTGACGTACCTGTTCTACGAGGCCGAGGAGATCGAGTCGAAGTACAACGGGCTGGAGCTGGTCGGCGCGGCGCACCCGGAGTGGCTGGTGGCCGACTTCGCGGTGCTGCTCGAACCGACGTACGGGATCGTCGAGGCCGGCTGCCAGGGCACCATGCGGGCGATCGTCACCACCCACGGCGAGCGCGCCCACGCGGCCCGGTCCTGGCACGGGGTGAACGCCATCCACGGCGCCGGCGAGGTGCTGCGCCGGCTGACCACGTACGAGGCGCGCCGGGTGACCATCGACGGCTGCGACTACCGCGAGGGGCTCAACGCGGTCCGGATCAACGGCGGGGTGGCCGGCAACGTCATCCCCGACCGCTGTGAGATCGAGATCAACTACCGGTACGCCCCGGACCGCGACCCGGCGGCCGCCGAGGCCCACCTGCGGGAGGTCTTCGCCGGCTTCGACCTGGCGGTGACGGACGCGGCGGCCGGCGCGCCGCCCGGTCTGGACGCGCCGCCGGCACAGGAGTTCCTGGCCGCCGTCGGCGCCGCGCCGATCGGCAAGCTGGGCTGGACCGACGTGGCCCGGTTCGCGGCCATGGGCATCCCGGCGCTGAACTTCGGCCCGGGCGACCCCAACCTGGCCCACCACCGGGACGAGCACGTGGAGATCAGCAAGATCCGCGACGGCGCCGCCACCCTCCACCGCTGGTTGGCCCCCGCCTGA